In Vespula vulgaris chromosome 7, iyVesVulg1.1, whole genome shotgun sequence, a single window of DNA contains:
- the LOC127065042 gene encoding troponin C-like yields the protein MDEEQVQMLRRAFSMFDSTKSGRIEKEKVRTILNTLGHTFDDHELEVLLKQEDEDGSGKLDFDSFYRVATHFQEEDDEALQKELKEAFRLYDKEGNGYIPTSSLREILAALDDQITPDQMDGMIAEIDTDGSGTVDFDEFMEMMTGD from the exons atg GACGAGGAACAAGTACAAA TGCTCAGGAGAGCTTTCTCCATGTTTGACTCCACTAAATCCGGAAggatcgaaaaggaaaaggtcAGGACGATCCTTAATACATTAGGACACACTTTTGACGACCATGAACTCGAAGTATTACTGAAACAGGAAGACGAAGATG gaagcGGTAAACTGGATTTTGATTCGTTTTATCGAGTGGCAACGCATTTCCAAGAAGAGGACGACGAGGCACTTCAAAAAGAACTCAAAGAAGCTTTTCGTTTATACGACAAAGAGGGAAATGGTTATATACCGACCAGCTCACTTCGCGAAATCTTGGCAGCTTTGGACGATCAAATAACGCCTGATCAAATGGATGGTATGATCGCTGAAATCGATACCGATGGTTCCGGTACCGTTGATTTTGACG AATTCATGGAAATGATGACCGGTGATTGA